In Bacillus sp. NP247, one DNA window encodes the following:
- the recG gene encoding ATP-dependent DNA helicase RecG, translated as MNEVVQVPVTDVKGIGGETSELLHEMGIYTVSHLLEHFPYRYEDYAMKDLAEVKHDERVTVEGKVHSAPLLQYYGKKKSRLTVRVLVGRYLITAVCFNRPYYKQKLNLDETVTITGKWDQHRQTIAVSELNFGPVVRQQEVEPVYSVKGKLTVKQMRRFVAQAFKEYGDSIVEVLPDGLLSRYKLLSRYEALRGLHFPVGQEDLKQARRRFVYEEFFLFQLKMQTLRKMERENSKGTKKEISLVELQEFTDALPFPLTGAQRRVVDEIMKDMTSPYRMNRLLQGDVGSGKTVVAAIALYAAKLAHYQGALMVPTEILAEQHYQSLAETFSHFGMKVELLTSSVKGARRREILSRLEQGEVDILVGTHALIQDEVIFHRLGLVITDEQHRFGVAQRRVLREKGESPDVLFMTATPIPRTLAITAFGEMDVSIIDEMPAGRKVIETYWAKHDMLDRVLGFVEKEIKKGRQAYVICPLIEESEKLDVQNAIDLHSMLTHHYQGKCQVGLMHGRLSSQEKEEIMGQFSENKVQILVSTTVVEVGVNVPNATVMVIYDAERFGLSQLHQLRGRVGRGSEQSYCLLIADPKSETGKERMRIMTETNDGFVLSEKDLELRGPGDFFGSKQSGLPEFKVADMVHDYRALETARQDAAILVDSEAFWHNDQYASLRTYLDGTGVFQGEKLD; from the coding sequence TTGAATGAAGTTGTACAAGTTCCTGTTACGGATGTAAAGGGAATCGGAGGAGAAACATCTGAGTTGTTACACGAGATGGGAATTTATACAGTTTCTCATCTATTAGAACATTTTCCGTACCGCTATGAAGACTATGCGATGAAAGATCTTGCTGAAGTAAAGCATGACGAACGTGTAACGGTTGAGGGGAAAGTTCATAGTGCTCCTTTACTGCAATATTATGGGAAGAAGAAGTCACGTCTTACAGTTCGTGTTCTCGTCGGTCGTTATTTAATTACAGCTGTATGTTTTAATAGACCATACTACAAACAAAAGTTAAATTTAGATGAAACGGTAACGATTACTGGTAAATGGGATCAGCATCGCCAAACAATTGCTGTATCAGAACTGAATTTTGGACCGGTTGTACGGCAACAAGAAGTAGAGCCTGTATATTCAGTGAAAGGAAAACTGACAGTAAAACAGATGCGCCGTTTTGTTGCACAAGCATTTAAGGAGTATGGAGATTCTATAGTCGAAGTGTTACCAGATGGTTTGTTAAGTCGATATAAATTATTATCACGCTATGAAGCGCTCAGAGGGTTACATTTTCCAGTGGGACAGGAAGACTTAAAGCAAGCGCGTCGCCGTTTTGTATATGAGGAGTTTTTCTTGTTTCAGTTAAAAATGCAAACATTACGGAAAATGGAAAGGGAAAACTCGAAAGGGACGAAAAAAGAAATTTCATTGGTAGAATTGCAAGAGTTTACTGATGCACTTCCGTTTCCATTAACTGGCGCACAACGCCGGGTTGTAGATGAAATAATGAAAGATATGACATCTCCGTACCGAATGAATCGATTATTGCAAGGGGATGTAGGTTCTGGGAAAACAGTTGTTGCTGCGATTGCTCTTTATGCGGCGAAATTGGCTCATTATCAAGGTGCTTTGATGGTTCCTACAGAAATTTTAGCCGAACAACATTATCAGTCGCTCGCGGAGACGTTTTCACATTTCGGTATGAAGGTGGAATTGCTAACAAGTTCTGTTAAAGGTGCGAGACGTCGAGAAATTTTGTCGAGATTAGAACAGGGAGAAGTAGACATCCTTGTTGGGACGCATGCTTTAATTCAAGACGAAGTTATATTTCATAGGTTAGGTCTCGTTATTACCGATGAACAGCATCGATTTGGTGTGGCGCAGCGCCGGGTTTTACGTGAGAAAGGTGAAAGTCCAGATGTGTTATTTATGACGGCGACCCCAATCCCGCGTACGTTAGCTATCACTGCATTTGGAGAGATGGACGTTTCTATTATCGACGAAATGCCAGCTGGTAGAAAGGTAATCGAAACGTACTGGGCAAAACATGATATGTTAGATCGTGTTCTCGGCTTTGTTGAGAAAGAGATAAAAAAAGGAAGACAGGCATATGTTATTTGCCCTCTTATTGAAGAGTCTGAGAAGCTTGATGTACAAAATGCTATCGACTTACATAGTATGCTGACTCATCATTATCAAGGGAAATGCCAAGTTGGATTAATGCATGGGAGACTATCATCTCAAGAAAAAGAAGAGATAATGGGACAGTTTAGTGAAAACAAAGTGCAAATTCTTGTGTCGACAACAGTTGTTGAAGTAGGTGTGAATGTACCAAATGCGACTGTAATGGTTATTTATGACGCAGAACGTTTCGGTTTATCACAGCTCCATCAGCTGAGGGGGCGTGTTGGGCGTGGTAGTGAACAATCATATTGTTTATTAATTGCGGACCCGAAATCAGAAACGGGAAAAGAAAGAATGCGCATTATGACTGAAACAAATGATGGATTTGTATTGTCAGAAAAAGATTTAGAGTTACGAGGTCCTGGGGATTTCTTTGGAAGTAAGCAAAGTGGTCTACCAGAATTTAAGGTTGCTGATATGGTGCATGATTATCGGGCGTTAGAAACAGCGAGGCAAGATGCGGCGATACTAGTTGATTCAGAAGCGTTTTGGCATAATGATCAGTATGCTTCGCTGCGTACTTATCTTGATGGGACAGGTGTGTTCCAGGGAGAGAAGCTCGATTAA
- a CDS encoding DAK2 domain-containing protein — MSIQKIDGKRLSQMIIQGANNLTNNVQLVDALNVFPVPDGDTGTNMNLSMTSGAREVKANPSQHAGKVGVSLAKGLLMGARGNSGVILSQLFRGFSKSIEQKEELTTVDFATALEAGVEAAYKAVMKPIEGTILTVARETGKYAVTVAKKQRDFVLFMEDVVKEANASLNRTPDLLPVLKQVGVVDSGGKGLVVVYEGFLADLKGETISSNMPAQPSMNDMVRAEHHRSVQSQLSTEDIKYGYCTEFMVKLEPEKMKEHNFSEQKFREDISVYGDSLLVVSDDEVVKVHIHAEHPGDPMNYGQRYGSLIKIKVENMREQHTALLDEPTMVPEQMNQPIEKQPYGIVTVAMGSGIKTLFESIGATKVIEGGQTMNPSTEDIVKAIEEANAEKIIILPNNGNIVMAAEQAASVVEQEVIVIRSKTVPQGMAAMLAFNPIGTLEENEENMKEALAHVKTGQITYAVRDTEIDGVAIQKDDFMCIADGKIVSTNAEKVGAAKQLLEALIDEDSEIVTILQGEDATDEEVAELVAFVEENFEDAEVEVHAGNQPVYSFIFSVE, encoded by the coding sequence GTGTCAATTCAAAAAATTGATGGAAAACGTTTATCACAAATGATCATTCAAGGAGCCAATAATTTAACAAATAATGTTCAGCTTGTTGATGCATTAAACGTATTCCCAGTTCCAGATGGCGATACCGGTACAAACATGAACTTATCAATGACTTCAGGCGCACGTGAAGTGAAAGCAAATCCTTCACAGCATGCTGGTAAAGTCGGTGTAAGTTTAGCTAAAGGATTATTAATGGGAGCTCGTGGTAACTCTGGGGTTATTTTATCTCAGTTATTCCGTGGTTTCTCTAAATCCATTGAACAAAAAGAAGAATTAACGACAGTTGATTTTGCTACAGCTTTAGAAGCTGGAGTAGAGGCAGCTTACAAAGCGGTTATGAAACCAATTGAAGGAACGATTTTAACGGTTGCAAGAGAAACGGGTAAATATGCAGTGACAGTTGCGAAAAAACAGCGCGACTTTGTTTTGTTTATGGAAGATGTTGTAAAAGAAGCGAACGCATCGTTAAATCGTACGCCAGATTTATTACCTGTATTAAAACAAGTTGGCGTTGTAGATAGCGGTGGTAAAGGTCTTGTTGTTGTATATGAAGGATTTTTAGCTGACTTAAAAGGAGAAACGATTTCTTCTAATATGCCTGCCCAACCATCTATGAATGACATGGTGCGTGCAGAACATCACCGTAGTGTACAAAGCCAATTGAGTACAGAAGATATTAAGTATGGATATTGTACGGAATTCATGGTGAAATTAGAGCCTGAAAAAATGAAGGAACATAATTTCTCTGAACAAAAATTCCGTGAAGATATTAGTGTGTACGGAGATTCACTACTTGTCGTATCGGATGATGAGGTTGTAAAGGTTCATATTCATGCGGAACATCCTGGAGATCCTATGAACTATGGACAACGTTACGGTAGTCTAATTAAGATTAAAGTAGAAAATATGCGTGAACAGCATACTGCTTTATTAGATGAACCTACCATGGTGCCAGAACAAATGAATCAGCCAATAGAGAAACAACCGTATGGTATTGTAACTGTAGCTATGGGATCGGGTATTAAAACTCTATTTGAGAGCATTGGCGCAACGAAAGTTATCGAAGGTGGCCAAACAATGAATCCGAGTACGGAGGATATTGTGAAGGCGATTGAAGAGGCGAATGCTGAAAAAATCATCATCTTACCAAATAACGGGAATATCGTGATGGCAGCAGAACAAGCAGCATCAGTTGTAGAACAAGAAGTTATTGTTATTCGTTCAAAAACAGTTCCTCAAGGTATGGCTGCAATGTTAGCATTTAATCCAATTGGAACGCTAGAAGAGAATGAAGAAAACATGAAAGAAGCTTTAGCTCATGTGAAAACAGGTCAGATTACGTATGCTGTTCGTGATACGGAAATTGACGGTGTAGCGATTCAAAAAGATGATTTCATGTGTATTGCAGATGGGAAAATTGTATCTACAAATGCAGAGAAAGTAGGAGCTGCAAAGCAATTACTAGAAGCGCTAATTGATGAGGATTCTGAAATCGTAACGATTCTACAAGGTGAAGATGCAACAGATGAAGAAGTGGCTGAATTAGTTGCGTTTGTAGAAGAGAACTTTGAAGATGCAGAAGTAGAAGTACATGCAGGGAACCAACCGGTGTATTCTTTCATCTTCTCTGTAGAATAA
- a CDS encoding Asp23/Gls24 family envelope stress response protein has protein sequence MSIEIKTKYGQIDISTDVIATIAGGAAVDCYGIVGMASKNQLKDGLTDILRKENFTRGVIVRKDEDEVHIDMYIIVSYGTKISEVAHNVQTKVKYTLDQTVGLAVDSVNIYVQGVKVINL, from the coding sequence ATGTCAATTGAAATTAAAACAAAGTACGGTCAAATTGATATTAGTACAGATGTAATTGCAACAATTGCTGGAGGTGCCGCAGTAGATTGCTACGGTATCGTAGGTATGGCATCAAAAAATCAGTTAAAAGATGGATTAACAGACATTTTACGAAAAGAAAACTTCACTAGAGGTGTTATTGTTCGTAAAGATGAAGATGAAGTACATATTGATATGTATATTATTGTGAGCTATGGTACGAAAATTTCAGAAGTAGCACATAACGTGCAGACTAAAGTGAAATATACATTAGATCAAACTGTAGGACTAGCAGTAGATTCTGTAAACATCTACGTACAAGGAGTTAAAGTAATAAACTTGTAA
- the rpmB gene encoding 50S ribosomal protein L28, with translation MARVCAITGRKARSGNSRSHAMNATKRKWGANLQKVRVRIDGKVQRVYVSARALKSGKIERV, from the coding sequence ATGGCTCGTGTTTGTGCTATCACTGGAAGAAAAGCTCGTTCTGGTAACTCTCGTTCTCACGCAATGAACGCTACAAAACGTAAATGGGGCGCTAACCTTCAAAAAGTTCGCGTACGCATCGACGGAAAAGTTCAACGTGTTTACGTTTCTGCTAGAGCATTAAAATCTGGCAAAATCGAACGTGTTTAA
- the spoVM gene encoding stage V sporulation protein SpoVM: MRFYTIKLPKFLGGIVRAMLNTFKKD; encoded by the coding sequence ATGAGATTTTATACAATTAAGTTACCTAAATTTCTTGGTGGAATTGTTCGTGCGATGTTAAATACCTTCAAAAAAGACTAA
- a CDS encoding thiamine diphosphokinase — MADCLFTIEGEGKMIIHILAGGPTEYCADFSRYENEEVVWAAVDRGVYRLLKRGITPAVAFGDYDSVTDEELAWMRQQTNELHIVPREKDQTDLEIAISWALEQKPKLIRIFGATGGRLDHGLANIQMLLKGLEVNIEMCIVDNKNEIMVKKFGMYIIEGNEHFPYVSFVPVTERVEGITLDGFKYPLTNKTIEWGSTLCISNELVEEKGTFSFTSGILMMIRSTD, encoded by the coding sequence ATGGCAGATTGCCTTTTTACAATAGAAGGGGAAGGAAAAATGATTATTCATATTTTAGCGGGAGGACCTACGGAATACTGCGCAGATTTTTCTCGGTATGAAAATGAAGAAGTAGTTTGGGCGGCCGTTGATAGAGGAGTGTACCGTTTGCTGAAAAGAGGAATCACTCCGGCTGTTGCGTTTGGAGATTATGATTCAGTTACTGATGAGGAATTAGCATGGATGAGGCAGCAAACAAATGAATTACATATTGTCCCGCGAGAAAAAGATCAAACAGATTTAGAAATTGCAATTAGCTGGGCCTTAGAACAGAAACCAAAATTAATTCGTATTTTTGGTGCTACTGGTGGAAGACTTGATCATGGTTTAGCGAATATTCAGATGCTTTTAAAAGGGTTAGAAGTAAATATAGAAATGTGTATTGTGGACAATAAAAATGAAATAATGGTGAAAAAGTTTGGTATGTATATAATTGAAGGAAACGAACATTTTCCATACGTATCATTTGTACCAGTTACTGAAAGGGTAGAAGGCATTACACTTGACGGTTTTAAGTATCCTCTTACTAATAAAACAATAGAGTGGGGATCGACACTTTGTATTAGTAATGAACTCGTTGAGGAAAAAGGTACTTTTTCATTTACTTCTGGCATATTAATGATGATAAGAAGTACTGATTGA
- the rpe gene encoding ribulose-phosphate 3-epimerase has protein sequence MIKIAPSILSADFSRLGEEIKDVEKGGADYIHVDVMDGHFVPNITIGPLIVEAIRPITSLPLDVHLMIENPDNYIPTFAKAGADIITVHVEACPHLHRTIQLIKSHDIKAGVVLNPHTPVSTIEHVLEDIDMVLFMTVNPGFGGQKFIHSVLPKIKQVAEMVKERNLEVEIEVDGGVNAETARLCIEAGANVLVAGSAVYNQKDRGEAIRVIRG, from the coding sequence ATGATTAAAATTGCACCATCGATTTTATCAGCAGATTTTTCAAGATTAGGGGAAGAAATTAAAGATGTAGAAAAAGGCGGAGCTGACTACATTCACGTCGATGTAATGGATGGACATTTCGTACCGAATATTACGATTGGACCATTAATTGTAGAAGCAATCCGTCCGATTACATCGTTACCGCTAGATGTACATTTAATGATTGAAAATCCTGATAACTATATCCCAACTTTCGCAAAAGCGGGAGCGGATATTATTACTGTTCATGTAGAAGCGTGTCCTCATCTACATCGTACAATTCAGTTAATTAAATCTCATGACATTAAAGCAGGGGTTGTATTAAATCCGCATACTCCGGTTTCAACGATTGAGCATGTATTAGAAGATATAGACATGGTATTATTTATGACAGTAAATCCTGGATTTGGCGGACAGAAGTTTATTCATTCTGTATTACCGAAAATCAAACAAGTTGCAGAAATGGTTAAAGAGCGAAATCTAGAAGTGGAAATTGAAGTTGATGGTGGTGTCAACGCTGAAACAGCAAGACTTTGTATTGAAGCAGGAGCGAATGTTCTTGTAGCGGGATCAGCAGTATATAATCAAAAAGACCGTGGTGAAGCAATTCGTGTAATTCGCGGATAA
- the rsgA gene encoding ribosome small subunit-dependent GTPase A, whose translation MPEGKIVKALSGFYYVQNEEGITQCRGRGVFRKNKITPLVGDQVVFQADNPNEGYVLEVFDRKNELVRPPIANVDQAILVFSAVEPDFNPGLLDRFLVLIEYHNIKPIICISKMDLVAEKMRETVESYANDYREMGYDVLFTSINTSESIDILKPFLEGCISVVAGQSGVGKSSMLNVLRPDLELKTNDISSHLGRGKHTTRHVELITVGSGLVADTPGFSSLDFIDIEVEDLTYCFPELKEASQYCKFRGCTHLAEPKCAVKAAVEEGKITEYRYKNYKQFVEEIRERKPRY comes from the coding sequence ATGCCAGAAGGAAAAATTGTAAAAGCTCTAAGTGGGTTTTATTATGTGCAGAATGAGGAAGGGATTACACAATGTCGCGGGCGTGGTGTATTTAGAAAGAATAAAATTACGCCACTTGTAGGAGACCAAGTTGTTTTTCAAGCGGATAATCCGAATGAAGGTTATGTATTAGAAGTATTTGATCGGAAAAATGAACTTGTTAGACCTCCTATTGCTAATGTTGATCAAGCTATTCTTGTTTTCTCTGCAGTAGAACCAGATTTTAATCCAGGACTGTTAGATCGATTTTTAGTATTGATTGAATATCATAACATTAAACCGATTATTTGTATTAGTAAGATGGATTTAGTAGCTGAAAAAATGAGAGAAACTGTTGAATCTTATGCAAATGATTATCGTGAAATGGGTTATGATGTGTTGTTTACTTCTATAAATACATCGGAAAGTATTGATATTCTGAAACCATTCTTAGAAGGCTGTATTTCCGTCGTTGCAGGCCAATCTGGTGTTGGGAAATCTTCCATGCTAAACGTATTACGTCCAGATTTAGAATTGAAAACTAATGATATTTCTTCACATTTAGGACGTGGAAAGCATACGACAAGACACGTGGAATTAATTACAGTTGGGAGCGGGCTTGTTGCTGATACACCTGGTTTTAGTTCGCTTGATTTCATAGATATAGAGGTAGAAGACCTTACATATTGTTTTCCAGAGTTGAAAGAAGCGAGCCAATACTGTAAATTTAGAGGGTGTACACACCTTGCTGAACCGAAATGTGCGGTGAAAGCTGCGGTTGAAGAAGGAAAGATTACCGAATATCGTTATAAGAATTACAAACAATTCGTAGAAGAAATTAGAGAGAGAAAGCCGAGGTATTAG
- the pknB gene encoding Stk1 family PASTA domain-containing Ser/Thr kinase encodes MLIGKRLNDRYKLLKMIGGGGMANVYLAHDDILGRDVAVKILRLDYSNNEEFIKRFHREAQSVTTLSHPNIVNMYDVGEEDGIYYLVMEYVPGRTLKQYIIDRGMLPIGEALDIMEQLTSAMAHAHHFEIVHRDIKPHNILIRDDGVIKVTDFGIATATSAATITHTNSVLGSVHYLSPEQARGGIANKQSDIYSLGIVMFELLTGRQPFSGESAVAIALKHLQNEMPSPKRWNENIPQSVENIILKATAKDPFHRYQSANAMKRDIETALYPERINEQPFYIPEDMEATKAIPIIQQEQLFQNVSDETIVLKGSKVDEQVRKEETESGKKKKRSNKWLKVLITTFLLLAIGITLALTVIPGFFIPKDVKVPDVAGMKYTTAVNTLVEKGFEVTEPNLVYTDDVEAGKVIKTDPIAGRVVKENSKITIYQSGGKKKSKMRDLTGKDFESIRAELEEKYKQVTINYIENDKPKGEIVEQIPTPDQMVIEAEQELKIWVSKGPYQIRPGDFSGWTENSVKGYLNERKLVSDIKREYSDTVDKGLVISQLPKPGTPLKEGDTVSVVISDGPKPKVTKTVKVDNISIPYEASATGEKKPQTIEIYKEDMQQKMDKPVETRTITESAIISLEFVIQEGAKGHYKIVRDGVTIIDKEVPYPAQ; translated from the coding sequence GTGCTGATTGGAAAACGCTTAAATGACCGTTATAAGCTGCTGAAAATGATTGGCGGTGGAGGAATGGCCAATGTATATTTAGCTCATGATGATATACTTGGCAGGGATGTAGCGGTAAAAATATTAAGACTCGACTATTCAAATAATGAAGAGTTTATTAAACGTTTCCATCGAGAAGCGCAATCTGTTACAACGTTGTCGCATCCAAATATTGTGAATATGTATGATGTTGGGGAAGAGGATGGTATATATTATCTTGTAATGGAATATGTACCTGGACGAACATTGAAGCAATACATAATTGATCGAGGGATGTTACCGATAGGAGAAGCTCTTGATATAATGGAGCAGTTAACGTCCGCCATGGCACACGCTCATCATTTTGAGATTGTGCATCGCGATATTAAACCGCACAATATTTTGATCCGAGATGATGGAGTGATAAAAGTCACAGACTTTGGAATTGCGACAGCTACAAGTGCAGCAACGATTACACATACAAATTCGGTGCTCGGTTCGGTGCATTATTTATCACCAGAACAAGCACGCGGCGGTATAGCGAATAAACAATCAGATATTTATTCACTTGGGATTGTTATGTTTGAATTGTTAACAGGAAGACAACCGTTTTCTGGTGAATCTGCTGTTGCAATTGCGTTAAAACATTTACAAAATGAAATGCCATCTCCAAAAAGATGGAATGAAAATATTCCACAAAGTGTTGAAAATATTATATTAAAGGCAACTGCGAAAGATCCGTTTCATCGATATCAATCTGCTAACGCGATGAAACGAGATATTGAAACAGCACTATACCCAGAACGAATAAATGAACAACCGTTTTACATACCAGAAGATATGGAAGCAACGAAAGCGATTCCAATTATTCAACAAGAACAACTATTTCAAAATGTAAGTGATGAAACGATTGTATTAAAAGGAAGTAAAGTGGATGAACAAGTAAGGAAAGAAGAGACCGAATCAGGTAAGAAGAAAAAACGAAGTAATAAATGGCTGAAAGTTTTAATTACAACATTTTTACTTTTAGCGATAGGGATAACCTTAGCACTTACTGTTATTCCAGGCTTCTTTATTCCGAAAGATGTGAAGGTTCCTGATGTGGCTGGTATGAAATATACGACAGCTGTAAATACATTAGTTGAAAAAGGGTTTGAAGTTACTGAACCTAATCTTGTATATACAGATGATGTTGAAGCCGGAAAAGTGATAAAAACAGATCCTATAGCAGGAAGAGTAGTGAAAGAAAACTCTAAAATTACTATCTATCAATCAGGTGGGAAAAAGAAAAGTAAGATGCGTGATTTGACAGGAAAAGATTTCGAGAGTATAAGAGCTGAGTTAGAAGAAAAATATAAACAAGTTACAATAAATTATATTGAAAATGATAAGCCAAAAGGTGAAATTGTAGAGCAAATACCAACGCCTGATCAAATGGTTATAGAGGCGGAACAAGAACTGAAAATTTGGGTAAGTAAAGGACCTTATCAAATAAGACCAGGTGATTTTTCAGGATGGACTGAAAATAGTGTAAAAGGTTATTTAAATGAAAGAAAGCTTGTTTCTGATATAAAAAGAGAGTATTCAGATACGGTTGATAAAGGCCTTGTTATTTCACAGTTACCAAAGCCTGGGACACCTTTAAAAGAAGGAGATACAGTATCGGTCGTTATCTCCGATGGTCCGAAGCCTAAAGTGACGAAAACGGTAAAAGTGGATAACATTTCTATCCCATATGAAGCTTCTGCAACAGGTGAGAAAAAGCCCCAAACAATAGAAATTTATAAAGAAGATATGCAGCAAAAAATGGATAAACCAGTTGAAACGAGAACAATTACTGAGTCAGCGATTATTTCTTTAGAATTTGTAATTCAAGAAGGTGCAAAGGGACACTATAAAATTGTCCGAGATGGAGTAACGATTATCGACAAGGAAGTACCATATCCAGCTCAATAA
- a CDS encoding Stp1/IreP family PP2C-type Ser/Thr phosphatase, with protein sequence MKAVFLSDKGKVRQHNEDSAGVFRNLDGNILAVVADGMGGHRAGDVASSMAIQLFHDYWKQTHNMNEPKKVEKWLHTNVGIINERIYAYSKQHAECNGMGTTVIVAICTPSFVTIGHIGDSRCYMVSEGEISLVTEDHSLVNELVRHGEITKEDAEYHPKKNVLLRALGTEEKVGLDVKTLVLEEDDQLLLCSDGLSNKVPMTDMQQILQLNEQLEAKGEHLIQLANDRGGEDNITLVIIDYADSTNESR encoded by the coding sequence ATGAAAGCCGTGTTTCTATCGGATAAAGGAAAAGTTCGTCAACATAATGAAGATAGTGCAGGAGTTTTTCGCAATTTAGATGGAAATATTTTAGCGGTAGTAGCAGATGGAATGGGAGGTCATCGAGCTGGCGATGTAGCTAGCTCGATGGCTATTCAATTATTCCATGATTATTGGAAGCAAACGCATAATATGAATGAGCCTAAAAAGGTAGAAAAGTGGTTGCATACTAACGTTGGAATTATTAATGAGCGCATATATGCTTACTCTAAGCAGCATGCAGAATGTAATGGCATGGGAACAACAGTTATCGTAGCGATTTGTACACCTAGTTTTGTAACAATAGGTCATATAGGAGATAGTCGTTGTTATATGGTATCAGAGGGAGAAATATCGCTTGTAACGGAAGATCACTCACTTGTAAATGAACTTGTTAGGCACGGCGAAATTACAAAAGAAGATGCAGAATATCACCCGAAAAAGAATGTTCTGTTAAGAGCTTTAGGAACAGAAGAAAAAGTCGGACTAGATGTTAAAACATTGGTGCTCGAAGAAGACGATCAATTGCTTCTTTGCTCTGATGGATTGTCTAACAAAGTTCCTATGACTGATATGCAGCAAATTTTACAATTGAATGAACAGCTCGAGGCGAAGGGAGAGCATCTCATTCAATTAGCAAATGATCGTGGTGGAGAAGATAATATCACCCTCGTTATTATTGATTATGCGGATTCGACAAACGAAAGTAGGTGA
- the rlmN gene encoding 23S rRNA (adenine(2503)-C(2))-methyltransferase RlmN — translation METTVKKQKKNLETKKPSIYSLQLHEMQDWLKEQGEPKFRAGQIFDWLYKKRVKNYEDMSNLAKGLRDKLSNSFDITTLSTLVKQTSSDGTIKFLFQLYDGYSIETVLMRHEYGNSICVTTQVGCRIGCTFCASTLGGLKRNLEAGEIVAQVVEVQRALDETEERVSSLVVMGIGEPFDNYDNLMSFLRIVNHEKGIHIGARHMTVSTSGIVPKIYKFAEEDMQINFAISLHAANTEIRSKLMPINRAYKLPDLMEAVKYYVNRTGRRITFEYGLFGGENDQVEHAEELAALLKGVKCHVNLIPVNYVPERDYVRTPREQIFLFEKTLKDRGVNVTIRREQGHDIDAACGQLRAKERKEETR, via the coding sequence ATGGAAACGACTGTAAAAAAACAAAAGAAAAATCTAGAGACAAAGAAACCATCAATTTATTCTTTACAACTTCATGAAATGCAAGATTGGTTAAAGGAACAAGGAGAACCTAAGTTCCGTGCAGGACAAATTTTTGATTGGCTATATAAAAAACGTGTAAAAAATTATGAGGATATGTCAAACCTTGCTAAAGGATTGCGCGATAAATTGTCGAATTCCTTTGATATTACTACTTTAAGCACTTTAGTAAAACAAACGTCTTCGGATGGAACGATTAAATTCCTATTCCAGTTATACGATGGGTACTCTATTGAAACTGTACTAATGCGACATGAGTATGGAAATTCCATTTGTGTAACAACACAGGTGGGTTGCCGCATTGGCTGTACGTTCTGTGCATCTACACTTGGTGGGTTAAAACGAAACTTAGAGGCTGGAGAAATTGTAGCGCAAGTAGTAGAAGTTCAGCGTGCGCTTGATGAAACAGAAGAACGTGTAAGTTCTCTTGTTGTTATGGGAATTGGAGAACCATTTGATAATTATGATAACTTAATGTCATTCTTACGCATTGTAAATCATGAAAAAGGAATTCATATTGGTGCAAGACATATGACAGTTTCAACAAGTGGAATTGTTCCAAAAATTTATAAGTTCGCTGAAGAAGATATGCAAATCAATTTTGCGATTTCATTGCATGCTGCAAATACAGAGATACGTTCAAAATTAATGCCGATTAACCGTGCTTATAAGCTACCTGATTTAATGGAAGCTGTTAAATACTATGTAAATAGAACAGGGCGTCGTATTACATTTGAATATGGCTTATTTGGAGGAGAAAATGACCAAGTTGAGCACGCTGAAGAACTTGCTGCGCTCTTAAAAGGTGTAAAATGTCATGTAAACTTAATTCCGGTAAACTACGTGCCAGAACGTGATTATGTACGTACGCCACGAGAGCAAATTTTCTTGTTTGAAAAGACGCTAAAAGATCGTGGAGTGAATGTAACAATTCGCCGTGAACAAGGTCATGATATTGATGCAGCCTGCGGTCAGTTGCGTGCAAAGGAGCGCAAAGAAGAGACGAGGTGA